A section of the Telopea speciosissima isolate NSW1024214 ecotype Mountain lineage chromosome 3, Tspe_v1, whole genome shotgun sequence genome encodes:
- the LOC122656796 gene encoding UDP-rhamnose/UDP-galactose transporter 6: MAPASKSDKKAAVDAASWMFNVVTSVGIILVNKALMATYGFSFATTLTGLHFATTTLMTLVLRWLGYIQPSHLPLSDLLKFVLFANFSIVGMNVSLMWNSVGFYQIAKLSMIPVSCLLEVVLDKIRYSRDTKLSISVVLMGVGVCTITDVSVNTRGFIAAFVAVWSTSLQQYYVHYLQRKYSLGSFSLLGHTAPAQAASLLLLGPFLDYWLTNKRVDTYDYNIVSVLFIMLSCTIAVGTNLSQFICIGRFTAVTFQVLGHMKTILVLILGFIFFGKEGLNVQVILGMVIAVVGMIWYGNASSKPGGKERRTLSIPISRPQKHGGISEASELDGKV; encoded by the exons ATGGCTCCAGCTAGCAAATCCGACAAGAAGGCTGCTGTTGATGCAGCCTCATGGATGTTCAATGTCGTGACTTCCGTTGGGATCATCCTTGTCAATAAAGCCTTGATGGCCACTTACGGTTTCAGCTTTG CCACTACATTAACTGGTTTGCACTTTGCCACAACCACCTTGATGACCCTTGTTCTCCGCTGGCTAGGGTATATCCAGCCCTCCCATCTACCACTATCCGATCTTTTAAAATTTGTCCTCTTCGCTAACTTCTCCATTGTTGGAATGAACGTGAGTCTAATGTGGAACTCTGTGGGATTTTATCAG ATTGCAAAATTGAGTATGATCCCTGTATCCTGCCTTCTTGAAGTTGTCCTGGACAAGATTCGATACTCTAGAGATACAAAACTTAGCATATCAGTGGTTTTGATGGGTGTTGGAGTATGCACTATCACTGATGTGAGTGTTAATACTAGAGGCTTCATTGCCGCCTTTGTGGCAGTATGGAGCACTTCTCTGCAACAGTAT TATGTACATTACCTTCAAAGGAAGTATTCACTTGGATCTTTCAGCCTACTAGGCCATACTGCACCAGCTCAGGCTGCTTCCCTGCTATTGTTGGGGCCATTTCTGGATTACTGGTTGACAAACAAAAGAGTTGACACCTATGACTATAATATAGTGTCTGTG TTGTTCATCATGTTGTCATGCACAATTGCAGTAGGGACCAACCTTAGCCAATTCATCTGCATCGGCAGATTCACAGCTGTGACCTTCCAAGTACTTGGTCACATGAAGACTATACTTGTCTTGATTTTGGGATTCATCTTCTTTGGGAAAGAAGGTCTGAATGTACAAGTCATTCTTGGCATGGTCATAGCAGTTGTGGGGATGATCTGGTATGGCAATGCATCGTCTAAACCAGGAGGTAAAGAGCGTCGGACTCTATCAATACCTATCAGTAGACCGCAAAAACATGGTGGGATATCTGAAGCCAGTGAACTTGATGGGAAAGTCTAG